Proteins encoded within one genomic window of Candidatus Syntrophocurvum alkaliphilum:
- the csaB gene encoding polysaccharide pyruvyl transferase CsaB: MKICLSGYYGFDNAGDEALLSAITSTIKQIDDSAEFVVFSGYPEKTAALHGLKAVSRINPFVIIKELWQADLLISGGGSLLQDVTSSRSLPYYISIVLLAKLLRRPVIFYAQGIGPINRGFSKFLMHHIANKVDLITLRDNDSISLLKEMNITKPPIKVTADPVFTLEPSETDYERADSVLSGFFPDVSNVIGVSVRKWRPLEGYQELLAKVLDRLVQKGYNLVFVPMDYPNDVYESHKVANLMTEKAYVIEDNLSSFEHIALISRLDLMIGMRLHSLIFSASRGVPFAGISYDPKIDAFVNAFGLEPLALDYDEMNGYIDRLLEDKSMRDGVKRRSEEMKTKAEETAHLALGLMK; this comes from the coding sequence ATGAAGATTTGTTTGTCGGGGTATTATGGTTTTGATAATGCTGGGGATGAAGCATTGTTATCGGCTATAACCTCAACAATTAAGCAAATAGATGATTCGGCTGAATTTGTGGTGTTTTCTGGTTATCCAGAAAAGACTGCTGCTTTGCATGGTTTGAAAGCAGTTAGTCGGATTAATCCTTTTGTGATTATAAAGGAGCTCTGGCAAGCTGATTTGCTAATAAGTGGTGGGGGTAGTTTGTTGCAAGATGTTACTAGTTCTCGTTCCCTTCCGTATTATATAAGTATTGTTTTATTGGCAAAGCTTTTACGTCGGCCTGTTATTTTTTATGCGCAAGGAATTGGACCAATTAATCGCGGGTTTAGTAAGTTTCTTATGCATCATATAGCTAATAAGGTTGATTTGATTACTTTGCGGGATAATGATTCTATTAGTCTTTTAAAGGAAATGAATATTACTAAGCCACCGATAAAGGTTACTGCTGATCCTGTTTTTACATTAGAGCCATCTGAGACGGATTATGAGAGGGCTGATAGTGTGCTAAGTGGGTTTTTCCCTGATGTAAGTAATGTTATTGGGGTTTCTGTTAGGAAATGGAGACCTTTGGAGGGGTATCAGGAGCTTTTGGCTAAGGTGTTAGATCGTTTGGTGCAAAAGGGATATAATTTAGTTTTTGTGCCTATGGATTACCCTAATGATGTTTATGAATCGCATAAAGTGGCTAATTTAATGACTGAGAAGGCTTATGTGATTGAAGATAATTTGAGTAGTTTTGAGCATATAGCTTTGATTTCTAGGCTTGATTTGATGATAGGAATGAGGCTTCATTCTTTGATTTTCTCAGCTAGTAGGGGTGTACCTTTTGCTGGTATTTCATATGATCCTAAGATAGATGCGTTTGTAAATGCTTTTGGTTTAGAGCCTTTGGCTTTGGATTATGATGAGATGAATGGATATATTGATCGTTTGTTAGAGGATAAAAGTATGCGTGATGGGGTGAAACGGCGTTCTGAGGAGATGAAGACGAAAGCCGAGGAAACCGCGCATTTGGCATTGGGGTTGATGAAATGA
- a CDS encoding glycosyltransferase family 4 protein: MNKTKVLHLIGGGEIGGAEELVLTIMKLLDKEKYDPHLICLCHGPFVELAKKEGLKASTIPMKHKLDLSTINPIKEYLVKNKIDIVHTHGVRANLVARIAAHKEGLPVATTFHSALRYDYNNKITSIFAKRLTMLTNKHTNKFIAISNSIKDEIMAMNVPANKIKVIHSGLDTAKFTSNTPKEKVQKELEINPQNKTITMVARLHPVKGHEYFIRAAKEVIEKNINAQFLIIGEGELRSELEQLINKLNLDKNIIMPGYYSKIEDIYRISDIICVPSVMEGLGLVVLEAMYFKTPVIASNVGGIPEIIEDGKDGILTPPQDYKALADAIIKLCQNEKLSQTIAQNATQKINNFTVQNMTREVEIIYDELTE; the protein is encoded by the coding sequence ATGAATAAAACAAAGGTACTTCACCTTATAGGTGGAGGGGAAATAGGGGGAGCAGAAGAACTAGTTCTAACCATAATGAAGCTCCTAGACAAAGAAAAATACGACCCACATCTCATATGCTTATGTCATGGCCCATTTGTTGAGCTGGCAAAAAAAGAAGGCCTAAAAGCCAGCACTATTCCCATGAAACATAAGCTTGATTTGTCAACCATAAACCCCATAAAAGAATACCTTGTAAAAAACAAAATTGACATAGTCCATACCCATGGGGTAAGAGCAAACTTAGTAGCCCGCATCGCAGCCCACAAAGAAGGTCTGCCAGTAGCTACTACATTTCATAGTGCCCTACGTTATGACTATAATAACAAAATAACATCTATCTTTGCTAAAAGGCTCACTATGCTCACCAACAAACACACAAATAAATTTATAGCCATATCCAACTCCATAAAGGATGAAATAATGGCTATGAATGTTCCTGCAAATAAAATTAAAGTTATACACAGTGGACTAGATACTGCAAAATTTACATCAAACACCCCTAAAGAAAAAGTCCAAAAAGAGCTAGAGATTAACCCACAAAACAAAACTATTACCATGGTGGCTAGGCTCCACCCAGTAAAAGGCCATGAATACTTTATTCGTGCTGCAAAAGAAGTAATAGAAAAAAACATAAATGCCCAATTCTTAATAATTGGAGAAGGTGAGCTCAGAAGCGAACTAGAGCAGCTAATAAACAAACTGAACCTAGACAAAAATATCATAATGCCAGGCTATTATAGCAAAATAGAAGACATTTATCGGATCTCAGACATTATATGTGTTCCATCAGTTATGGAAGGCCTAGGGCTAGTAGTCCTCGAAGCAATGTACTTTAAAACACCAGTTATAGCATCAAATGTAGGAGGAATCCCTGAAATTATTGAAGATGGCAAAGACGGCATCCTAACACCACCCCAAGACTACAAAGCTCTAGCCGATGCCATAATCAAACTATGCCAAAACGAAAAACTATCCCAAACCATAGCGCAAAACGCCACCCAAAAAATAAACAACTTCACAGTCCAAAACATGACCCGTGAAGTAGAAATAATATATGATGAACTAACTGAGTGA
- a CDS encoding transcriptional regulator, producing MLFELINRNKTIKELRRKKGYTAQELAMKMSVYNIDILKIDNEKLKDLKEPLKSRLILSLRK from the coding sequence ATGCTCTTCGAACTTATTAATAGAAACAAAACAATCAAAGAATTACGTAGAAAAAAAGGATATACTGCACAAGAACTAGCTATGAAAATGAGTGTATACAATATAGACATTCTTAAAATAGATAACGAAAAGCTAAAAGACCTAAAAGAGCCATTAAAATCAAGATTAATCCTCAGCTTACGTAAATAA
- the lysS gene encoding lysine--tRNA ligase — protein MSEQQDLNELKKVRREKLDELRDLGVDPFGQRFERTHDIKTVLDNFESMQDESVTIAGRIMSKRRHGKAGFANILDISGNIQLYFRKNDIGEEKYELFKKMDIGDIIGINGNVFLTQKGEKSIYVKDMVYLSKSLNPLPEKWHGLKDVELRYRQRYVDLIVNPEVKDVFIKRSQIIKELRSFLDNQGFLEVETPMMQPIPGGAAARPFITHHNALDMELYLRIAPELYLKRLIVGGFEKVYEINRNFRNEGISTKHNPEFTMLELYQAYADVDVMMELTEQLISSVVNKVNGSFKVQFEDTEIDFSTPWSRLTMLDAIKEYTNVDFNNVNTDEEARQEAKNLKMEVKADTTRGEIINEVFEAFVEDKLVQPTFIYGHPVEISPLAKRNPDNPAFTDRFELFIMQREIANAFSELNDPIDQKERFQGQVEKRATGDAEAHMMDDDYINALEYGMPPAGGLGIGIDRLIMLITNSPSIRDVIFFPTLRKKED, from the coding sequence TTGTCAGAACAACAAGATCTAAATGAATTGAAAAAAGTTAGGCGAGAAAAACTTGATGAACTACGCGACTTAGGAGTTGACCCATTTGGGCAAAGATTTGAGCGCACCCATGACATAAAAACCGTACTAGACAACTTCGAATCAATGCAAGACGAATCCGTAACCATAGCCGGCAGAATCATGTCCAAAAGAAGACACGGCAAAGCCGGATTTGCAAACATATTGGATATTAGTGGAAACATACAACTCTACTTTAGAAAAAACGACATAGGTGAAGAAAAATACGAATTATTCAAAAAAATGGATATTGGCGATATCATAGGTATTAACGGAAACGTATTTCTAACCCAAAAAGGTGAAAAAAGCATATACGTTAAAGACATGGTATACCTATCCAAATCCCTAAACCCATTACCCGAAAAATGGCATGGTCTAAAAGACGTAGAACTACGCTATCGACAAAGATATGTAGACCTAATAGTAAACCCCGAAGTTAAAGACGTATTCATCAAGCGTAGCCAAATAATAAAAGAACTGCGTAGCTTCCTAGACAATCAAGGATTTCTAGAAGTAGAAACTCCCATGATGCAGCCAATACCTGGGGGAGCTGCTGCGCGCCCATTTATAACTCATCACAATGCCTTAGACATGGAGCTGTACCTTCGCATAGCTCCCGAGCTCTACCTAAAAAGACTAATCGTAGGTGGATTTGAAAAAGTATATGAAATAAACCGTAACTTCAGAAACGAAGGAATATCAACCAAACACAACCCAGAATTCACCATGCTAGAGCTATACCAAGCCTATGCAGATGTTGATGTAATGATGGAACTAACAGAACAGCTAATTTCATCAGTAGTAAACAAAGTAAACGGCTCCTTTAAAGTACAATTTGAGGACACCGAAATAGACTTCAGTACCCCATGGAGCCGCCTAACCATGCTTGATGCTATAAAAGAATATACCAATGTAGACTTTAACAACGTAAATACAGACGAAGAAGCCCGCCAAGAGGCTAAAAATTTAAAAATGGAAGTAAAAGCTGACACCACTCGTGGGGAAATCATAAACGAAGTTTTTGAAGCATTTGTAGAGGACAAGCTAGTACAACCAACATTCATATATGGTCACCCAGTGGAAATATCGCCACTAGCGAAAAGAAACCCAGATAACCCTGCATTTACAGATCGCTTTGAACTTTTCATAATGCAAAGAGAAATAGCCAACGCATTCTCCGAGCTAAATGACCCCATAGACCAAAAAGAACGCTTCCAAGGTCAAGTAGAAAAAAGAGCCACTGGAGATGCAGAAGCTCATATGATGGATGATGACTACATAAACGCACTAGAATACGGCATGCCCCCAGCAGGAGGTCTAGGCATCGGAATCGACCGCCTAATAATGCTAATAACAAACTCCCCATCCATCCGAGACGTAATCTTCTTCCCAACCCTAAGGAAAAAAGAAGACTAA
- the greA gene encoding transcription elongation factor GreA yields the protein MAVEKEILLTKEGLKKLEDELEHLTSVKREEVAERIKQAIAFGDISENSEYEDAKNEQAFIEGRIASLEKTLKNARLMEEGDVRTDIVSLGSKVTLKDLKSNREVTVTVVSTVESRIRDGKISDESPVGKAIIGKKVGEEVEVEAPAGIIKYKIINVEK from the coding sequence ATGGCAGTTGAAAAAGAAATTCTACTTACAAAGGAAGGTTTAAAAAAGCTTGAAGATGAACTAGAGCATCTTACCTCAGTAAAACGTGAAGAAGTAGCAGAACGGATAAAACAAGCTATAGCTTTTGGAGATATATCGGAAAACTCTGAGTATGAAGACGCCAAAAATGAGCAAGCATTTATAGAAGGAAGAATTGCATCATTAGAAAAAACACTAAAAAATGCACGACTAATGGAAGAAGGAGATGTCAGAACAGATATAGTCTCACTTGGATCAAAAGTAACCCTAAAAGACTTAAAATCAAATAGAGAAGTTACGGTTACTGTTGTTTCAACTGTCGAATCAAGAATACGAGATGGGAAAATATCAGACGAATCACCTGTAGGTAAAGCAATAATCGGTAAAAAAGTAGGTGAAGAAGTAGAAGTAGAAGCACCAGCTGGCATAATAAAATATAAAATTATTAATGTAGAAAAATAG
- a CDS encoding quinate 5-dehydrogenase, translating into MKHVVSVSLGSSKRDHAYETDFLGQKFCIERIGTDGDWDKAIELIRRLDGKVNAFGMGGIDLYIYIAGKKYTIKDAKLLVNEARKTPMVDGSGLKNTLERKCIKDVHEQGILEIEGKKVLMVCAVDRFGMAEAFNDVGAKLIIGDLMYTVGIPIPLRSLTSLRIIGKAIAPYIVRMPFEKLYPTGEDQNVIIPKHSKYYYEADILAGDFNYIRRYLPEKLEGKKVITNTTTENDLEILKQRGIKKVITTTPDMGGRSFGTNVIEALMVALISKPLDQIMPEDYIEMLDKLDMHPGVIDLER; encoded by the coding sequence ATGAAGCATGTAGTTAGTGTAAGCCTAGGTTCTTCCAAAAGAGATCATGCCTATGAAACTGATTTTTTGGGTCAAAAATTTTGTATTGAGAGAATTGGAACAGATGGCGACTGGGATAAAGCAATTGAGCTAATTAGAAGACTTGATGGGAAAGTTAATGCATTTGGTATGGGAGGAATAGACCTCTACATTTATATTGCTGGAAAAAAATACACTATAAAAGATGCTAAACTACTAGTTAACGAAGCCCGCAAAACTCCTATGGTAGATGGAAGTGGTCTCAAAAACACCCTAGAACGTAAATGCATAAAGGATGTCCACGAACAAGGTATTTTAGAAATAGAAGGCAAAAAAGTGCTTATGGTATGTGCCGTTGATCGTTTTGGCATGGCCGAAGCCTTTAATGATGTGGGAGCTAAACTTATAATAGGAGATTTAATGTATACAGTTGGCATACCCATTCCACTACGTTCATTAACCTCACTAAGAATAATAGGAAAAGCCATAGCTCCATATATTGTTAGAATGCCATTTGAAAAACTTTATCCAACGGGAGAAGATCAAAATGTCATAATTCCTAAACATTCAAAATATTATTATGAAGCAGATATTTTAGCTGGTGACTTCAACTATATTAGAAGATACCTCCCGGAAAAATTAGAAGGAAAAAAAGTCATAACCAATACCACTACCGAAAATGATCTAGAGATTTTAAAGCAGCGTGGAATCAAAAAAGTAATAACCACTACACCAGATATGGGTGGGCGATCATTTGGCACTAACGTTATTGAAGCTCTAATGGTAGCACTTATATCCAAACCATTAGACCAAATAATGCCAGAAGATTATATAGAAATGCTAGACAAACTAGACATGCATCCGGGGGTTATCGACTTGGAGAGATAA
- a CDS encoding helix-turn-helix domain-containing protein — translation MEFLRIQDKIISWQKIESRLKKALQMRTRGFSQQEVADRLDIDRTFISRLERIGEVRKGQSIACVGFPISNKEEIEQILEKEGVDFILIFTEQERLDYVEQRSGKELLNELMELISKVRAYEIVICIGSDERLKLIENMMDNQVISIEIGSSPITEDKWVDPTEIRKILRSVKAAR, via the coding sequence GTGGAATTTTTACGTATTCAGGACAAAATAATCAGCTGGCAAAAAATTGAGAGCAGATTAAAAAAGGCTTTACAGATGAGGACTAGAGGTTTTTCCCAGCAGGAGGTTGCTGATCGTCTAGACATCGATAGAACTTTTATATCTCGTTTAGAAAGGATTGGTGAAGTTAGAAAAGGTCAATCAATAGCTTGTGTTGGATTTCCCATCTCCAATAAAGAAGAAATCGAACAAATACTAGAAAAAGAAGGCGTGGACTTTATACTCATATTTACAGAACAGGAACGGCTAGACTATGTAGAACAACGTTCAGGGAAAGAGTTGCTTAACGAACTAATGGAGCTTATTTCTAAAGTGCGTGCATATGAAATAGTAATATGTATCGGATCAGATGAGAGGTTAAAGCTTATAGAAAACATGATGGATAACCAGGTTATATCAATTGAAATAGGTTCATCTCCCATTACAGAAGACAAATGGGTTGACCCCACAGAAATACGAAAAATACTTAGATCAGTAAAAGCAGCAAGATAG
- a CDS encoding PH domain-containing protein, with translation MRLKPSQPLAEKTLNVWMITAFLQWILVWLVPVGYLWAAQRFDWPFWVLYVIFALIIVLGIIAIFVLPRLQWQRWRYEVYDNEVELMYGVIIVTRTIIPMIRVQHVDTKQGPLLRRYCLSSVTISTAATVHVIPGLNEEKADHLRDHIAKLAREADPDE, from the coding sequence ATGAGGCTTAAACCAAGTCAGCCTTTAGCTGAAAAAACATTAAATGTGTGGATGATTACCGCTTTTTTACAGTGGATTTTAGTTTGGTTAGTCCCTGTTGGTTACTTATGGGCTGCACAACGCTTTGATTGGCCTTTTTGGGTTTTGTATGTGATTTTTGCATTGATTATTGTTTTAGGAATTATAGCTATATTTGTATTGCCAAGGTTGCAGTGGCAGCGTTGGCGATATGAGGTTTATGATAATGAAGTGGAGCTTATGTATGGGGTAATTATTGTTACTAGAACGATTATTCCAATGATTCGTGTTCAACATGTTGATACTAAGCAGGGGCCTCTTTTAAGGAGGTATTGTCTTTCTTCGGTGACTATTTCTACGGCTGCTACAGTTCATGTAATACCAGGACTTAATGAGGAAAAGGCTGATCATTTAAGAGACCATATTGCAAAATTAGCAAGGGAAGCTGATCCAGATGAATGA
- a CDS encoding PH domain-containing protein: MNDWKRQHPAAVFISFLSNLKEMVISLIAIFVLGQTSPGLGSNFYFVIMGVILFLSLVNGFFKWWTFKYHLVGNELNAKQGLIFRKKRYIRKERIHSIDINAKLVQRLFGLVELRIETAGGGNEPEFKIIALEREEAVRIKQELLQKEVRYFEDVLADNEHEDIEDGAVVDSDEGVAGAVEELPSFRWELSGDRLLIAAATSSGVGIAATFIAVIVSQAPQFLPEAVIEEYVRWFIQSSILMIGALIAFILFAAWLFTVVTTILKYGYFTIEKRGNDIHISRGVLEQRQLTLYAQRITAVRIVQNPLRQPFGFVAVFVESAGGGRQDEDLSTILVPLCKRNEVNSILEETIPDLAIDPEYEGLPRESLRRYLFRLLIPALIVAGVVSYLSPYGWIAIVLPLIAVLVGIWQYKDAGITQVGDILCLRKRVFSKLEVIVPRKRIQSMMMTQTVLQKFDDLYTIHVSILSSVTGKTFSVRHIGRWQKEEALGWYSYEVNDGSRINDLEF; the protein is encoded by the coding sequence ATGAATGATTGGAAAAGACAACATCCGGCTGCGGTATTTATTAGTTTTTTAAGTAATTTAAAAGAAATGGTTATTAGTTTGATTGCTATATTTGTATTAGGACAAACTTCACCAGGTTTAGGGTCAAATTTTTATTTTGTGATAATGGGAGTTATTTTATTTTTATCTCTTGTTAATGGTTTTTTTAAGTGGTGGACTTTTAAGTATCATTTGGTTGGTAATGAGCTAAATGCAAAGCAAGGTTTAATCTTTCGCAAGAAAAGGTATATACGTAAAGAGCGGATTCACAGCATAGATATAAATGCGAAGTTAGTTCAACGGTTATTTGGGCTTGTGGAATTAAGAATTGAAACTGCTGGTGGAGGGAATGAGCCAGAGTTTAAAATAATAGCTTTGGAAAGAGAAGAAGCTGTAAGGATTAAGCAAGAGTTGTTGCAAAAAGAGGTAAGGTATTTTGAGGATGTTTTAGCTGATAATGAGCATGAAGATATTGAGGATGGAGCTGTTGTTGATAGTGACGAGGGTGTTGCTGGCGCTGTTGAGGAGCTGCCTAGTTTTAGGTGGGAGCTTAGTGGTGACAGACTATTAATTGCGGCAGCTACGTCAAGTGGTGTAGGTATTGCTGCTACTTTTATCGCAGTAATTGTATCTCAGGCTCCACAGTTTTTACCAGAAGCAGTTATTGAGGAATATGTTCGTTGGTTTATTCAGTCTAGTATTTTGATGATTGGAGCACTTATAGCTTTTATTTTGTTTGCTGCGTGGTTGTTTACTGTGGTTACTACTATTTTAAAGTACGGTTATTTTACTATTGAGAAAAGGGGTAATGATATACATATTTCTCGTGGGGTTCTAGAGCAGCGGCAGCTTACCCTTTATGCACAGAGGATTACGGCAGTTAGAATTGTACAAAATCCACTGCGTCAGCCTTTTGGTTTTGTTGCAGTTTTTGTGGAAAGTGCTGGTGGCGGTAGGCAGGATGAGGATTTGTCAACTATTTTAGTACCGCTGTGTAAGAGAAATGAAGTGAACTCGATTTTAGAAGAAACTATACCTGATTTGGCAATAGACCCTGAGTATGAGGGATTGCCTCGTGAAAGTCTTAGGCGTTATTTGTTTAGACTTTTGATCCCGGCATTGATAGTTGCAGGTGTGGTAAGTTATTTATCACCTTATGGGTGGATAGCAATCGTTCTGCCACTAATAGCTGTTTTGGTTGGTATATGGCAATACAAAGATGCAGGAATAACTCAGGTTGGAGATATTTTGTGTCTAAGAAAGAGGGTTTTTTCTAAGTTAGAGGTTATTGTACCTCGTAAGAGAATTCAATCTATGATGATGACGCAAACGGTTTTGCAGAAGTTTGATGACCTTTATACAATACATGTGTCTATTTTATCTAGTGTTACTGGAAAGACTTTTTCTGTGCGACATATAGGACGATGGCAGAAAGAAGAAGCTTTAGGGTGGTATTCGTATGAGGTGAATGATGGTAGTCGTATTAATGATTTGGAATTCTAA
- the dusB gene encoding tRNA dihydrouridine synthase DusB has protein sequence MFSIGDIKIKNRVVLAPMAGVTDKAYRIIAKSYNCGLAYTEMVSDMGLIYSQAKTAAIADTTDEEPPVSVQIFGSEVEPMIKAAVKVQELGAKIIDINMGCPTPKIVKNGEGAALMRNLPRVREIIKGVKNAINVPLTIKMRKGWDENQLKYIELATIAEEEGVSAIAFHARTRDQFYSGKADWDCIKNLKKTVSIPVIGNGDIWSAEDALKMLDYTNCDAVMIGRAAMGNPFILREAVELIENGKKIPPPTTEEIINTAIRQLGLTIHYKGEHIAVREMRKHFSWYTKGLNGAAKLRGEINQAETKEQMISTLKKIKV, from the coding sequence ATGTTTTCAATAGGAGATATTAAGATAAAGAACCGAGTTGTATTAGCTCCCATGGCAGGCGTAACAGATAAAGCCTATAGAATAATAGCCAAATCCTATAATTGTGGTCTAGCATATACCGAAATGGTAAGTGACATGGGATTAATATATTCCCAAGCAAAAACTGCCGCTATAGCAGATACAACTGACGAAGAGCCACCTGTATCAGTACAAATATTTGGCTCAGAAGTAGAACCAATGATAAAAGCTGCAGTAAAAGTCCAAGAACTAGGAGCAAAAATAATAGATATAAACATGGGCTGTCCAACTCCTAAAATAGTTAAAAACGGAGAAGGGGCAGCTTTAATGCGTAATCTTCCTAGAGTAAGGGAGATAATCAAAGGTGTTAAAAATGCTATAAACGTTCCGTTAACTATAAAAATGCGCAAAGGCTGGGATGAAAACCAGCTTAAATACATAGAACTAGCAACTATAGCCGAGGAAGAAGGCGTATCAGCCATAGCCTTCCATGCACGCACCAGAGACCAATTCTATTCTGGTAAAGCTGATTGGGATTGCATAAAAAACCTTAAAAAAACCGTAAGCATACCCGTAATAGGCAATGGTGATATATGGTCTGCAGAGGACGCCCTTAAAATGCTAGATTACACAAACTGTGATGCCGTAATGATAGGCAGAGCAGCCATGGGAAACCCCTTCATACTAAGAGAGGCAGTAGAACTAATAGAAAACGGCAAAAAAATACCACCACCAACTACAGAAGAAATTATCAATACTGCCATACGCCAACTAGGACTAACCATCCACTACAAAGGCGAACACATAGCAGTACGAGAAATGCGCAAACACTTCTCATGGTACACCAAAGGCCTTAATGGTGCTGCCAAACTAAGAGGAGAAATAAACCAAGCAGAAACCAAAGAGCAAATGATATCAACATTGAAGAAAATAAAAGTTTAA
- a CDS encoding type III pantothenate kinase, which yields MILVFDVGNTNMVIGIFKGKDLLTHWRIRTDTQRTADEYGMMLKDLFDYHKHEMKQVKAAVISSVVPILMGELELMLENYFNIKPLVVGPGIKTGLAIKYDNPREVGADRVVNAVAAYSKYGGPLIIVDFGTATTFCVINENGDYLGGAIAPGIKISTEALVSRASKLPRVELIKPKSLIGKNTVMSIQAGIIYGFVGQVEGIIERMKKETNYQTAKVVATGGLAKVIAKETDSIDIVDDLLTLNGLRLIYETNRG from the coding sequence ATGATATTAGTTTTTGATGTGGGTAATACCAATATGGTAATAGGAATATTTAAGGGCAAAGACCTCCTTACACATTGGCGAATACGTACAGATACCCAAAGAACAGCTGATGAGTATGGAATGATGCTAAAAGACTTATTTGATTACCATAAACATGAAATGAAGCAGGTAAAAGCAGCAGTAATATCATCTGTAGTACCTATCCTTATGGGCGAATTAGAACTAATGCTTGAAAATTACTTCAACATAAAACCACTGGTAGTAGGACCTGGCATAAAGACTGGTTTAGCTATAAAGTATGATAACCCTCGTGAAGTGGGAGCTGATAGGGTAGTTAATGCCGTAGCTGCATATAGCAAATATGGAGGCCCACTAATCATTGTAGATTTTGGTACTGCAACAACATTTTGTGTAATCAATGAAAATGGTGATTATCTAGGCGGTGCTATCGCACCAGGAATAAAAATATCTACTGAAGCATTAGTATCAAGGGCATCAAAACTACCTCGAGTAGAATTAATAAAACCCAAAAGCCTAATTGGAAAAAACACAGTAATGAGCATACAAGCAGGAATAATATATGGATTTGTTGGGCAGGTAGAAGGTATAATAGAACGAATGAAAAAAGAAACAAATTATCAAACAGCTAAAGTAGTGGCAACAGGAGGATTAGCAAAAGTAATCGCCAAAGAAACTGACTCTATTGACATTGTAGATGACCTTTTAACACTAAATGGCTTACGTTTGATATATGAAACAAATCGGGGGTAA
- a CDS encoding P1 family peptidase has product MPNSITDIPGITVGSQEDLNALTGCTVILTGDKGATCGVDVRGSGPGTRETDLLSPINMIEKVHGILLTGGSAYGLEAAGGIMQFLEEKGIGYNVGPTVVPIIPGAVLFDLAIGDHTKRPDKQMGYLACQAAGIDVKEGNYGAGAGATVGKINGKDKCTKSGLGTYSIKLDNGVIVGAIVAVNAFGDVFNTQNGKIIAGVRDDSGKIIGTEEAYKKMANVDFSNYIGTNTTIGVVASNASFNKSNLTKIAQMAHNGLARVINPIHTMCDGDTIFALSKGDLQADINVVGYLAQEALKQAVLRAVQAAETIKDCRSYKD; this is encoded by the coding sequence ATGCCAAACTCTATTACCGATATTCCAGGTATTACTGTTGGTTCACAGGAAGACTTAAATGCATTAACAGGTTGTACTGTTATACTTACGGGAGATAAAGGAGCTACATGTGGAGTTGATGTTAGAGGATCTGGTCCAGGAACACGAGAAACGGATTTACTTTCTCCTATAAACATGATTGAAAAAGTCCACGGCATACTCCTTACAGGAGGTAGTGCATACGGATTAGAAGCTGCCGGAGGCATAATGCAATTTCTCGAAGAAAAAGGCATTGGCTATAATGTGGGTCCTACAGTTGTCCCTATAATACCAGGTGCAGTATTATTTGATTTAGCTATAGGTGATCACACTAAGCGTCCTGACAAACAAATGGGCTATCTTGCATGCCAAGCAGCAGGTATAGATGTAAAAGAAGGAAACTATGGAGCAGGAGCAGGTGCAACTGTTGGAAAAATAAACGGTAAAGATAAATGTACAAAAAGCGGCTTAGGAACTTATTCCATAAAGCTTGATAATGGCGTGATTGTAGGTGCTATTGTAGCTGTAAACGCATTTGGTGATGTATTTAATACGCAAAATGGCAAAATAATTGCCGGAGTTAGAGATGATAGTGGTAAAATAATAGGTACTGAAGAAGCATATAAAAAAATGGCTAATGTAGACTTTTCAAACTATATAGGAACTAATACTACCATTGGAGTAGTAGCATCTAATGCATCCTTTAATAAAAGCAATTTGACTAAAATCGCTCAAATGGCACACAATGGACTAGCTAGAGTTATAAATCCAATACATACCATGTGTGATGGAGATACAATTTTTGCGCTATCTAAAGGAGACTTGCAAGCAGATATTAATGTAGTTGGATACCTCGCACAAGAAGCTTTAAAACAAGCCGTGCTAAGGGCAGTACAAGCTGCTGAAACCATCAAGGACTGTCGAAGCTACAAAGACTGA